One genomic segment of Devosia sp. includes these proteins:
- the ugpC gene encoding sn-glycerol-3-phosphate ABC transporter ATP-binding protein UgpC — protein sequence MPEIELRNVSKSFGGVTVIREISLSMEAGEFVVLVGPSGCGKSTLLRMIAGLEDISGGEIVIGGKVVNTMPAKERDLAMVFQSYALYPHMKVADNMSFALKLAGVPKDERDRRVAEAARILGLENLLDRLPRELSGGQRQRVAMGRAIVRNPRAFLFDEPLSNLDAKLRVRMRGEIKALHQRLGKTTVYVTHDQTEAMTMADTIVVLNGGRIEQAGAPLELYNNPANLFVAGFIGSPEMNLVEVTTMGPEALTVALAGGVNLPIAKALDLPAGTPLVYGIRPQHMVLDPAGVPAATLVVEPTGEAQEVRAQVGDVELSVVIRDAELLAPGQSIGLAIDVAQVLLFDKASGERLRP from the coding sequence ATGCCGGAAATCGAACTGCGCAATGTCAGCAAGAGTTTTGGCGGCGTGACGGTGATCCGCGAAATCTCGCTCAGCATGGAAGCTGGCGAGTTCGTGGTGCTAGTCGGCCCATCGGGCTGCGGCAAATCCACCTTGCTGCGCATGATCGCCGGGCTCGAGGATATTTCCGGCGGCGAAATCGTGATCGGCGGCAAGGTCGTTAATACCATGCCCGCCAAGGAACGCGACCTGGCCATGGTGTTCCAGTCCTACGCCCTTTATCCGCACATGAAGGTGGCCGACAATATGAGCTTTGCGCTCAAACTCGCCGGCGTGCCCAAGGACGAGCGCGACAGGCGGGTGGCCGAGGCGGCCCGTATTCTCGGACTGGAAAACCTGCTCGACCGGCTGCCGCGCGAACTCTCGGGCGGACAGCGCCAGCGCGTGGCCATGGGGCGCGCCATCGTGCGCAATCCGCGCGCCTTTCTGTTCGACGAGCCTTTGAGCAATCTCGACGCTAAATTGCGCGTGCGCATGCGCGGGGAGATCAAGGCGCTGCACCAGCGGCTGGGCAAGACCACGGTCTATGTGACCCATGACCAGACCGAGGCCATGACCATGGCCGACACCATTGTCGTGCTCAATGGCGGCCGCATCGAACAGGCGGGCGCGCCGCTCGAGCTCTACAATAATCCGGCCAACCTGTTTGTCGCAGGCTTCATCGGATCCCCGGAGATGAACCTTGTCGAGGTGACGACGATGGGCCCGGAGGCTTTGACGGTGGCCCTGGCGGGTGGGGTGAACCTGCCCATCGCCAAGGCGCTGGACCTCCCCGCGGGAACGCCGCTCGTCTACGGTATCAGGCCACAGCACATGGTGCTGGACCCGGCTGGCGTGCCTGCGGCCACGCTCGTGGTCGAGCCGACCGGGGAAGCCCAGGAAGTGCGGGCGCAGGTGGGCGATGTTGAACTCAGCGTCGTCATTCGCGATGCCGAATTGCTGGCGCCCGGCCAATCCATCGGCCTGGCCATCGACGTGGCGCAGGTCCTGCTGTTTGACAAGGCCAGCGGCGAGAGGCTGCGCCCGTGA
- a CDS encoding ADP-ribosylglycohydrolase family protein: protein MLTETQILEKIYAGFIAKAIGVRLGAPVEPTIWSYQRVRDTYGEVTEYLRDFKNFAADDDTNGPVYFIRALRDYGLDCSAEDVGRTWLNYAAEEHGMYWWGGFGVSTEHTAYKNLQAGIPAPHSGSIATNGTTVAEQIGGQIFIDSWGWVNPGNPRRAAEMSAMAASVAHDGDGLNGARFCAAAIAAAFEAKSIDEIIKTALAEIDANSTYARVCRAVIDFHAANPDDWRACRDMLEAEWGYDRYPGVCHIIPNAGVTIMSILYGKGSVPRTAEIATMASWDTDCNAGNAAAIVGTFQGLDPSWDKYRKPINDFLVASGIVGSINIVDIPSFARELTVLALQLAGREVPALWREDFTRRGLRFDFDLPGSTHGFRTEGFNQIALKHSDERQVEGSRGSLEILLDRLERGQGGRIFWKPFYRRTDFDDERYRPMFSPVVDAGQVVRFKLWLDPWNGDGHLRVAPYVRRTMSGAIEETGAWIVPSSEGWQAFEFVVPDGDEAIDEIGLCVEYFGRLKFLGRLFLADFSVSGPGHLSIEAKKEVQEWGAISRFTWNRGHWTRSGDRIHAHAARDADMWTGHYYARDVVVSADIEALAGQSHLVTARVQGTDRFYAAGFQNGEAVIVRHDFGQEILARQPFVPKAGRVYRLELSAEGDQLALSIDGAVIVTARDGRFHYGMSGLRLGATGRMAVDRFAVTEK, encoded by the coding sequence ATGCTGACCGAAACGCAAATCCTCGAAAAGATCTATGCCGGGTTCATTGCCAAGGCGATCGGCGTGCGTCTGGGTGCGCCGGTGGAGCCGACGATCTGGAGTTACCAGCGGGTGCGCGACACCTATGGCGAGGTGACCGAATATCTCCGCGACTTCAAGAATTTCGCGGCCGATGACGACACCAATGGTCCGGTCTATTTCATCCGCGCGCTGCGCGACTACGGGCTCGATTGCTCGGCTGAGGATGTCGGCAGGACATGGCTGAACTATGCCGCCGAGGAGCATGGCATGTACTGGTGGGGCGGGTTTGGTGTGTCCACCGAGCACACGGCTTACAAGAACCTGCAGGCAGGCATTCCAGCGCCGCATTCGGGCTCGATTGCCACGAACGGCACGACGGTGGCCGAGCAGATCGGCGGACAGATTTTCATCGACAGCTGGGGCTGGGTGAACCCCGGCAATCCCAGGCGTGCAGCCGAAATGTCGGCCATGGCGGCATCGGTGGCCCATGACGGTGACGGGCTGAACGGGGCGCGGTTCTGTGCCGCGGCGATTGCGGCGGCGTTTGAAGCCAAATCGATCGACGAGATCATCAAGACGGCATTGGCCGAGATCGACGCCAATTCGACCTATGCCAGGGTGTGCCGGGCGGTGATCGATTTCCACGCGGCCAATCCCGACGACTGGCGAGCCTGCCGCGACATGCTCGAAGCCGAGTGGGGCTATGATCGCTATCCCGGCGTTTGCCACATCATTCCCAATGCCGGGGTGACGATCATGTCCATCCTTTACGGCAAGGGCTCGGTGCCGCGCACGGCCGAAATCGCGACCATGGCGAGTTGGGATACGGACTGTAATGCCGGCAACGCCGCGGCAATTGTCGGCACCTTTCAGGGGCTTGATCCGAGTTGGGACAAGTACCGCAAGCCGATCAACGATTTTCTCGTGGCCTCGGGCATTGTCGGCTCGATCAACATTGTCGACATACCCAGCTTCGCGCGGGAACTGACCGTACTGGCACTGCAACTGGCGGGGCGCGAGGTGCCGGCGCTATGGCGCGAGGATTTTACCCGGCGGGGGCTGCGCTTCGACTTCGACCTGCCCGGATCGACCCATGGGTTCCGCACCGAGGGCTTCAACCAGATCGCACTCAAGCATTCCGATGAGCGGCAGGTGGAGGGTTCGCGCGGGTCGCTGGAAATCCTGCTGGACCGGCTGGAGCGCGGGCAGGGTGGCCGCATCTTCTGGAAGCCGTTCTACCGTCGCACCGACTTTGACGACGAGCGTTATCGTCCGATGTTCTCGCCGGTCGTCGATGCCGGGCAGGTGGTGCGCTTCAAACTCTGGCTCGATCCCTGGAATGGCGATGGCCATCTGCGCGTCGCGCCCTATGTGCGGCGCACCATGAGCGGCGCTATCGAGGAAACCGGAGCCTGGATCGTACCCTCGAGCGAGGGTTGGCAGGCGTTCGAATTCGTCGTGCCTGACGGCGATGAGGCGATCGACGAGATCGGTCTCTGCGTCGAATATTTCGGGCGACTGAAGTTTCTCGGGCGGCTGTTCCTGGCCGATTTCTCGGTATCGGGACCGGGCCATCTCAGCATCGAGGCCAAAAAAGAGGTGCAGGAATGGGGGGCGATATCCCGCTTTACCTGGAACCGGGGGCACTGGACGAGGAGCGGTGACCGGATCCATGCGCATGCGGCACGCGATGCGGATATGTGGACCGGGCACTATTATGCCCGGGACGTGGTGGTCAGCGCCGATATCGAGGCACTGGCCGGGCAGTCGCATCTGGTGACGGCGCGCGTTCAGGGAACGGACAGGTTCTATGCCGCCGGTTTCCAGAACGGAGAGGCTGTCATTGTCCGCCATGATTTCGGGCAGGAGATTCTTGCCCGCCAGCCCTTCGTGCCCAAGGCAGGGCGTGTCTATCGGCTGGAGCTCTCTGCCGAGGGTGACCAACTCGCGCTGTCCATCGACGGTGCCGTGATCGTCACGGCTCGGGATGGCCGGTTTCACTACGGCATGAGCGGCCTGCGCCTGGGCGCCACGGGGCGCATGGCCGTCGACCGCTTCGCCGTGACCGAAAAATAG
- a CDS encoding ADP-ribosylglycohydrolase family protein — protein sequence MPPSFHSRVRAMLYGVALGDALGAPVEKLSAAEIRERYGRVDNLTARWHKMDLPPEQRNGRVRGDGIITDDTLMTLALCSVYAQTGRHLDAWDMADGMVRQIAWEPRWVPELQREALLIDRLFYPEKWIFQRHQLSACDPRQGGIGNMVNCGAAMYITPIGVVNAANPKAAYDEAIAFASGHQESYGLEAAGVLAAAVAAAFVPDATIETIIETALALAKDGTRNAIADICDIARAMRGTAPDHRAVVERFHAAIAPYSPMGDDVNHSAAKAGRLTDAYQPSRLRAIEELPLALGFCLVNDGQFRPAIVDGINSGRDTDSIGVMAGAILGALHGEDVIEPDDLDRLNGANRLDLMAAADAFAKTAAGIIGRDRVSARERDAALTLLDLNSDGPN from the coding sequence ATGCCCCCATCCTTCCATTCCCGCGTGCGGGCCATGTTGTACGGTGTCGCCCTGGGCGATGCGCTAGGCGCGCCGGTGGAGAAACTGTCGGCGGCAGAAATCCGGGAGCGCTATGGGCGCGTCGACAATCTGACGGCGCGCTGGCACAAGATGGATTTGCCGCCCGAACAGCGCAATGGCCGCGTGCGGGGCGACGGCATCATTACCGACGACACGCTGATGACGCTGGCGCTATGCAGTGTTTATGCCCAGACCGGGCGGCATCTGGATGCCTGGGACATGGCAGACGGCATGGTGCGCCAGATTGCCTGGGAACCGCGCTGGGTGCCCGAACTGCAGCGCGAGGCGCTGTTGATCGATCGCCTGTTCTACCCCGAAAAGTGGATTTTCCAGCGGCATCAGCTGAGTGCCTGCGATCCGCGACAGGGCGGGATCGGCAACATGGTCAATTGCGGCGCGGCCATGTACATCACGCCCATCGGCGTGGTGAACGCAGCCAATCCCAAGGCCGCCTATGACGAGGCCATCGCCTTCGCCTCCGGACATCAGGAAAGCTACGGGCTGGAGGCGGCAGGGGTGCTGGCCGCCGCAGTGGCGGCAGCCTTCGTTCCGGATGCCACGATCGAGACAATCATCGAGACAGCGCTGGCGCTGGCCAAGGACGGCACCAGAAACGCCATAGCCGACATTTGCGACATCGCGCGCGCCATGCGCGGCACAGCGCCTGATCACAGAGCCGTTGTCGAGCGGTTTCACGCGGCCATCGCGCCCTATTCGCCCATGGGGGACGACGTCAACCACAGCGCCGCCAAGGCGGGACGGTTGACCGACGCCTACCAGCCCTCGCGCCTGCGCGCGATCGAAGAACTGCCACTGGCGCTCGGCTTTTGCCTCGTCAATGACGGGCAGTTCCGCCCCGCCATTGTCGACGGCATCAATTCGGGCCGCGACACGGATTCCATTGGCGTCATGGCCGGGGCCATCCTGGGTGCCCTGCATGGGGAAGACGTGATCGAGCCGGACGATCTCGATCGTCTCAATGGCGCCAACCGGCTCGATCTGATGGCCGCGGCAGACGCTTTCGCCAAGACCGCGGCCGGGATCATCGGCCGTGACCGCGTTTCCGCCCGGGAGCGCGACGCCGCTCTTACCCTTCTCGACCTGAACTCAGACGGACCCAATTGA
- a CDS encoding extracellular solute-binding protein, translating into MTLKKLLLATTAVAMLGATAAPAFAQTTVRLVSKDLLSTNSDDMKEIEAIEAALKAQGQDIDIQTVDLPGGTAAYGEALGIMLLSGDIPDIIYFQGGDQKMADQGILEDLNPWIEQSENIKAALWPHNVDRLSNYPYLLYIYPPRAPQPVIRQDWLDQLGMEPPTTVEGYEALFQAIHDGDLDGDGVAGNTLGLTGFGSTAELDSIFNQAFGVTGTWMKNAEGQWVNARVTDAEKDKIAFYADLAAKGLFDKEYVTNTFDVKEDKFYTGKAGVIFGSSPEVIDIYAGKMRQAHPGEDITLALLPVPSGPGGKGLAAVDVSKESRGFAISSLSENKEAAMAVLDFMASKEGQDIDRMGFEGTQYTKDANGAVTFTDQISTWYARFFNAANWTPPTPLLSPTAQAALDTIKADFTADNAFVWPAEFAADVDATEQVYRAWVARFITGEASMDQWGDFVAEYNAAGGERMAEHARTVLGE; encoded by the coding sequence ATGACTTTGAAGAAACTACTCTTGGCGACCACGGCGGTGGCCATGCTCGGCGCCACGGCGGCGCCGGCATTCGCCCAGACGACCGTGCGCCTGGTCAGCAAGGACCTGCTCTCGACCAACTCCGATGACATGAAGGAAATCGAGGCGATAGAAGCCGCGCTCAAGGCGCAGGGCCAGGATATCGATATCCAGACGGTCGACCTGCCCGGCGGCACAGCTGCCTATGGCGAGGCTCTTGGGATCATGCTGCTCTCGGGCGACATTCCGGACATCATCTACTTCCAGGGCGGCGATCAGAAGATGGCCGACCAGGGCATCCTTGAGGACCTCAATCCCTGGATCGAGCAGTCCGAGAACATCAAGGCGGCGCTCTGGCCACACAATGTCGACCGACTGTCGAATTATCCCTACCTTCTCTATATCTACCCGCCACGGGCGCCCCAGCCGGTTATTCGGCAGGACTGGCTGGACCAGCTGGGCATGGAACCACCGACCACTGTGGAAGGCTATGAAGCGCTTTTCCAGGCCATCCACGATGGCGATCTGGATGGGGATGGCGTCGCGGGCAATACGCTGGGGCTGACCGGGTTCGGCTCGACCGCCGAACTGGACTCCATTTTCAACCAGGCGTTCGGTGTCACCGGGACATGGATGAAGAATGCCGAGGGCCAGTGGGTCAATGCCCGCGTGACTGACGCCGAGAAGGACAAGATCGCCTTCTATGCCGACCTGGCGGCCAAGGGTCTCTTCGACAAGGAATATGTCACCAACACGTTCGACGTGAAGGAGGACAAATTCTACACCGGAAAGGCCGGCGTGATCTTCGGCTCGTCTCCCGAAGTGATCGACATTTATGCGGGTAAGATGCGCCAGGCCCATCCGGGCGAGGACATTACCCTGGCCTTGCTGCCGGTCCCCTCAGGCCCGGGCGGCAAGGGGCTGGCAGCGGTCGATGTGTCCAAGGAGTCGCGTGGCTTTGCGATCTCCTCGCTGTCGGAAAACAAGGAAGCGGCGATGGCCGTGCTCGATTTCATGGCGTCCAAGGAGGGCCAGGACATCGACCGCATGGGCTTTGAAGGCACCCAATACACCAAGGATGCCAACGGCGCGGTGACTTTCACCGACCAGATCTCGACCTGGTATGCCCGCTTCTTCAATGCCGCCAACTGGACGCCGCCGACCCCGCTGCTGAGCCCGACGGCGCAGGCAGCGCTCGATACCATCAAGGCCGATTTCACTGCCGACAATGCGTTTGTCTGGCCGGCTGAATTTGCAGCCGATGTCGATGCCACCGAGCAGGTCTATCGCGCCTGGGTCGCCCGGTTCATCACCGGCGAAGCCAGCATGGATCAGTGGGGCGATTTTGTCGCCGAGTACAATGCGGCCGGCGGCGAACGTATGGCCGAACACGCCCGTACGGTGCTGGGCGAGTAG
- a CDS encoding carbohydrate ABC transporter permease has protein sequence MAIKTRRTPLERIEYVIIVSTLLLLTVFTLQPLLNLLALSFTAPENVAGFSGLSIFPDGFSADVWILLLQHPNVQRGIFNSVWMTATSVMIGVLFTALMAWGMSRPRLPGRRLIFMMVLITIVFEPGIIPDYFLMKRLGLLNTPWSVILYKAISAWYLIILIRFFEEIPKELLEAAELDGANPFQTFFMVVLPLAKPALATIALFYFVLHWNEFFRAMIYLNDQSKWPLQVVLRQFVIEGDKVAIVGANNANNNIGIAQINIRALKAGMILITILPVLAIYPLILKFFTKGTMSGAVKG, from the coding sequence ATGGCCATCAAGACCCGTCGCACGCCGCTCGAGCGCATCGAATATGTCATCATCGTTTCAACGCTGCTGCTGCTCACCGTCTTTACCTTGCAGCCGCTGCTCAACCTGCTGGCGCTCTCATTTACCGCACCGGAAAACGTGGCGGGCTTTTCCGGACTGTCGATCTTTCCCGACGGGTTCTCGGCCGATGTCTGGATATTGCTGCTGCAGCACCCCAACGTGCAGCGGGGGATTTTCAACTCGGTCTGGATGACGGCCACGAGCGTGATGATCGGGGTGCTGTTCACCGCCCTGATGGCCTGGGGCATGTCCCGGCCGCGACTGCCCGGGCGCCGGCTGATCTTCATGATGGTGCTGATCACCATCGTCTTCGAGCCCGGCATCATCCCGGACTACTTTCTGATGAAGCGGCTGGGGCTGCTCAATACGCCCTGGTCGGTGATCCTCTACAAGGCCATCAGCGCCTGGTACCTGATCATTCTGATCCGCTTCTTCGAGGAAATTCCCAAGGAGCTGCTGGAGGCGGCCGAACTGGATGGCGCCAATCCGTTCCAGACCTTTTTCATGGTGGTGCTGCCCCTCGCAAAGCCGGCTCTTGCCACCATCGCCCTGTTCTATTTCGTGCTGCACTGGAACGAGTTCTTCCGGGCGATGATCTACCTCAACGACCAAAGCAAGTGGCCGCTGCAGGTGGTGCTGCGCCAGTTCGTCATCGAAGGCGACAAGGTCGCCATCGTCGGTGCGAACAATGCCAACAACAATATCGGCATTGCCCAGATCAATATCCGAGCGCTGAAGGCCGGCATGATCCTGATCACGATCCTGCCGGTGCTGGCGATCTATCCGCTCATCCTCAAGTTTTTCACCAAGGGCACCATGTCCGGGGCGGTGAAGGGATGA
- a CDS encoding ABC transporter permease subunit — protein sequence MTEQGEGRIDASRNGNVPKSDGVPIDAWPQSGSGLLTFASAFRVQWRQWWPYYAMMAPGLIFFVVWHYVPIWEAKMAFEQVRIIPPNIWVGLKNFQTLFASPIFYQVLANTLIISAMKIVFVFPVPIMVALLLNEIRSGKLRGAIQSAIYLPHFLSWVVIAAVFIALLSPTDGAVNQIAQAMGFEPVNYMTNTGTIRWVLVVSEIWRSAGWDSLLYLAAIFAIDPQLYDAAEMDGANRWQKIWYVTIPGIVPTIATLFILNMGMFLSADLNQVINMQNAVNASTIDILDTYVYRLGLSTGEYALATAAGLFKAVIGMVLILVSHTVSKRLTGKGVW from the coding sequence ATGACCGAGCAAGGCGAAGGCAGGATCGATGCATCACGAAATGGGAACGTTCCCAAATCGGATGGCGTTCCGATTGACGCCTGGCCGCAATCGGGTAGCGGACTGCTAACCTTTGCCAGCGCATTTCGTGTGCAATGGCGCCAATGGTGGCCCTATTACGCCATGATGGCGCCGGGTCTGATCTTCTTCGTGGTCTGGCACTATGTTCCGATCTGGGAGGCCAAGATGGCCTTCGAGCAGGTGCGGATCATTCCGCCCAATATCTGGGTGGGTCTGAAGAACTTCCAGACGCTCTTCGCCTCGCCCATTTTCTATCAGGTGCTGGCCAATACGCTGATCATTTCGGCGATGAAGATCGTGTTCGTCTTTCCAGTGCCGATCATGGTGGCGCTGCTGCTCAACGAGATTCGGAGCGGCAAGCTGCGGGGCGCGATCCAGTCGGCAATCTACCTGCCGCATTTTCTGAGCTGGGTGGTGATCGCGGCGGTGTTCATCGCGCTGCTTTCGCCCACCGATGGCGCCGTCAACCAGATCGCGCAGGCGATGGGGTTCGAGCCGGTCAACTACATGACCAATACCGGCACCATCCGCTGGGTCCTGGTGGTCTCGGAAATCTGGCGGTCGGCCGGATGGGACAGTCTTCTGTATCTGGCGGCCATATTCGCCATCGACCCGCAGCTCTATGACGCGGCTGAAATGGATGGGGCCAACCGCTGGCAGAAGATCTGGTACGTGACCATTCCGGGGATCGTGCCGACCATTGCCACGCTCTTCATCCTCAACATGGGCATGTTCCTCAGCGCCGACCTCAACCAGGTCATCAACATGCAGAACGCTGTGAACGCCTCCACGATCGATATTCTGGACACCTATGTGTACCGGCTCGGCCTTTCCACGGGCGAATATGCTTTGGCCACAGCCGCAGGCCTGTTCAAGGCCGTGATCGGCATGGTGCTGATCCTGGTGTCCCACACCGTCAGCAAGCGCCTGACCGGCAAGGGAGTGTGGTGA
- a CDS encoding LacI family DNA-binding transcriptional regulator, producing MRNRRPTIIDVAERAGVSKSTAARAIAGAENILQETRERVLEAARAVGYERNHLAVGMRSGRSGMLGLVIPDITNPFWADVARGAQDRAAAAEVSLLVFSSDWDPHKEENHLRALRRARVDGAIVNPVSDTLDDLDRFGLPFVLIGSSAERFADVSSVGSDITQAVTLGLDHLVSKGHHAPVLIVGPKSRLARTRFLNAVNRHCIARDVDPAQLLVVDGEYTLEGGRQAMLDVLDRPHLGHVCVFAANDMMAIGAMLAVRERGLRCPDDVSILGFDGIPAGEFTFPGLTTIAKPGRSIGARAVESLFDEIEGRPEHGRVYMPCRLIARGSLADLAREPSRKAG from the coding sequence TTGCGAAATCGTCGTCCGACGATCATCGATGTTGCCGAACGCGCCGGGGTGTCCAAGAGCACGGCGGCGCGTGCCATCGCCGGTGCGGAAAACATTCTGCAGGAAACGCGGGAGCGGGTGCTGGAGGCGGCACGTGCGGTTGGCTATGAGCGCAATCACCTGGCCGTCGGGATGCGTTCGGGCCGTTCGGGCATGCTGGGCCTGGTCATTCCCGATATCACCAATCCATTCTGGGCCGACGTGGCGCGCGGGGCGCAGGATCGAGCCGCTGCGGCCGAGGTTTCGCTCCTGGTCTTTTCCTCGGACTGGGATCCGCACAAGGAAGAAAATCACCTGCGGGCCTTGCGTCGCGCTCGTGTCGATGGCGCGATCGTCAATCCGGTATCTGATACGCTGGACGACCTCGATCGGTTCGGCCTGCCGTTCGTTCTGATCGGCTCAAGCGCCGAACGATTTGCTGATGTCTCCAGTGTTGGCTCCGACATCACACAGGCGGTCACGCTCGGTCTCGATCACCTGGTTTCAAAGGGTCACCATGCGCCGGTGCTGATCGTGGGGCCGAAGTCGCGCCTGGCGCGGACGCGGTTCCTGAACGCGGTCAACCGCCATTGCATTGCGCGCGATGTCGACCCAGCACAGTTGCTGGTGGTCGATGGCGAGTACACGCTTGAGGGCGGACGCCAAGCGATGCTTGACGTGCTGGATCGGCCGCATCTGGGCCATGTCTGTGTGTTCGCGGCCAATGACATGATGGCCATCGGTGCCATGCTGGCCGTACGGGAGCGCGGCCTGCGCTGTCCCGACGATGTGTCGATCCTTGGCTTCGATGGCATTCCGGCCGGGGAGTTTACCTTTCCGGGCCTGACCACAATTGCCAAGCCGGGTCGCAGCATCGGTGCGCGCGCGGTCGAAAGCCTGTTTGACGAGATCGAAGGACGGCCGGAACACGGCCGCGTCTATATGCCGTGTCGTCTGATCGCCCGGGGATCCCTGGCCGATCTGGCACGCGAACCCAGCCGGAAGGCGGGGTAG
- a CDS encoding histidine phosphatase family protein gives MPTQKPTVLVIRHGETQWNRQERLQGRLDTPLTTTGFQQAQAVGAFHRARITEAPHVVFWVSPLGRAKQTASVLSDVWQVPYDDFQIVPDLAERSYGQWEGLSRQDIRQEYGTELDESSRNPWGFAMKGGESRAELDARLANWMDSLQPGPLHVAVTHSGCLRALRGLRTNDPLGVRLTYQEPQTTSILLEEFGVSVLDVPQSILEAAGCWGTGRTVWI, from the coding sequence TTGCCGACCCAAAAGCCAACCGTGCTGGTTATTCGACATGGTGAAACGCAGTGGAATCGCCAGGAGCGCCTGCAGGGGCGCCTCGATACGCCCCTTACGACAACGGGGTTTCAGCAGGCCCAAGCGGTGGGCGCATTTCATCGCGCCCGGATAACCGAGGCTCCCCATGTGGTTTTCTGGGTCAGTCCACTTGGGCGCGCAAAGCAGACCGCCTCGGTGTTGTCCGATGTTTGGCAGGTGCCCTACGATGACTTCCAGATCGTACCAGACTTGGCCGAGCGCTCATACGGTCAGTGGGAAGGTCTTTCAAGGCAGGACATACGTCAGGAATACGGTACAGAGTTGGACGAAAGCAGTCGAAACCCCTGGGGCTTTGCGATGAAGGGCGGCGAGAGCCGAGCGGAGCTGGACGCTCGCCTTGCGAACTGGATGGACAGCCTCCAACCTGGTCCTCTGCACGTTGCGGTTACCCACAGTGGGTGCCTCAGGGCATTGCGCGGACTACGTACAAATGACCCGCTGGGGGTAAGGCTCACCTACCAGGAGCCGCAAACTACTTCCATTCTGCTCGAGGAATTCGGAGTTTCAGTCCTTGATGTTCCGCAATCGATCCTGGAGGCCGCAGGTTGCTGGGGTACCGGACGAACCGTATGGATTTGA